CGCCGGAGCCGAACAAGCAAACGGTCCAGACCGACCCCCTGCCCCAGCGACCGACAACTGTCGACCCCTTTGTCCTGCCACCCGTTCCCACGGGACCGACCGTTGAAGGCGGCCCATCCTCACCTTTCAACGGCACCGGAACCGGCACGATTGCCGATCCGCCACTGCCCCCGCCGCATGTCCCGATATTGGTCGATTCGACCATCGCGCCCAACGCGCTGAGCAGCTTTCAGCCCGACTATCCCGGCGCGATGATCCGCCAGGGGCTGGACGGCAGCGTCACGGTGCGCGTCATCATCAGCCCGGAAGGGCGCGTAACCGACATCGTCAAGATTTCCGCGACCGATGAGGCTTTCTGGCTGGCAACCCAGCGCCATGCGCTGCGCAAATGGCGGTTCCGGCCGGCGACACGCGATGGTGTGGCGGTGGAGAGCAGCAAGACACTGACAGTGCGTTTCACCCTGACGGATCGATGAGGATGCAGAACGGTGCGGGCGGGACATTCTCGCTCGCGCCTCTTTCATGGAGGCACCCCGATGGATCATTTTGCATCCGCGCCCGCCCTGCCCTATAAGAGCAGCATGGCGATATTTCCCCGTCCCGTTTCTCCCAAGAGCGCGCTTGGCGACTTCTGGGGTTATTTCAAACAACAGCGGCAGCATAAATGGCCGCTGCTCGGCGTGTCCGCGGCCTTCACCTATGTGATCGTCTGGGCCTTCATCGTCGACGCCAATACGAATACGATGCCGACCCGCAACAAGATCATCTATGTGCAGAGTTGGGACGCGAACCGATCCGATGCGGCGGTGATCCTGCAACAGAAGATCGACTTCGCCAAGCGCGAGGCCGCACTGCAGAAGCAGCAGAAGAAGATGCAGGGCTTTGCCGATGCTTTCGGCATCGAATGGCGTGAGGAAGAGGCGCGCAACACCGCCAAGCGCAAGGAAGCCGTCCGTCAGATCAATGGCTTATTGGACGAGCGATTGGCCAAGGCCGAAGCCAAGGCTGCGTCGGCAACCGCGCAACCCTGACCATGGTGGCCGACATAGCCGCCGATCGTCGCTACATGGCGGCGGCGATTGCCCTGTCGGAACGTGGCCGGGGCCTGTCCACGCCCAACCCCAATGTCGGCTGCCTGATCGTGAAAGACGGCCATGTCGTTGGCCGCGGCTGGACCCAGAAGGGCGGCCGTCCCCATGCCGAGGCGCAAGCGCTGGACGAGGCAATGGACCGCGCCCATGGCGCCACCGCCTATGTGACGCTGGAGCCCTGTTTTCACCTGAGCCCACGCGGGCCGCGCTGTGCCGACCTGATGGCGCGCGCCGGCGTCGCCCGAGTCGTGATCGCCCTACGCGATCCTGATCCACGTACCGATGGCCAAGGGGCCGAATGGCTGCGCGAACGCGGCGTGACGGTAGAGATGGGGCTGATGGCAACCGAAGCCGCCGAAGCGATGCGCGGCTTCGTGCTGCGCCAGACGCTGGGCCGGCCGGCGGTGACGCTGAAGCTGGGCCTCTCGCTCGACGGGCGCATTGCCCTCGCCGATGGGTCGAGCCGCTGGATCACCGGGCCGGATGCCCGCGCCCACGCCCATCTGGAACGGGCACGGCATGACGCCATCCTGGTCGGCGGCGGCACGCTGCGCGCCGATGCGCCTAGCCTGGACGTACGCTTGCCGGGGCTGGAGGATCGATCGCCCCGCCGGCTGCTGTTGAGCTGCGGCGCCGCACCCGAGGGCTGGAGCGCGATCGCCGATCCGCAGGATATCGCGACGCTCGACCGAGTCGACCATCTGATGGTCGAGGGCGGCGCCGAGACCGCCGCCGCCTTCCTGCGCGCCGATCTGGTCGACCGGCTGCTGCTCTATCGCGCGCCGATCCTGATCGGGTCGGGCCTGGCCGGGATCGGCGATATCGGCCTGATCGACCTGGCCGAGGCGCATGGCCGCTGGCGCCAGACCGACCAACGCCGGTTCGGCCCGGACCGGCTGGAGGTTTACGCGCGGACGCGCAGCGCCTAGATCAGCGCAAATTTCTTTCCCAAGGATCTGGGCACCATGTTCACCGGCATCATCACCGACATCGGCACCATCCGCACCCATGAGCAGCGCGGCGACCTGCGCCTGATCATCGAGAGCGGCTATGACATGGAGACGGTCGCGATCGGCGCATCGATCGCCTGTTCGGGCGCCTGCCTGACGGTGGTGGAAAAGGGGCCTGGCTGGTTCGCGGTCGACCTGTCGGCCGAAACCGTCGCCCGCACCGCGCCGGGCCTGTGGGCACAGGGCGGCAGGCTGAACCTGGAACGCGCATTGAAGGTCGGCGACGAACTGGGCGGCCATATCGTCACCGGCCATGTCGATGGCATCGGCCATCTGGTGTCGGCCAGCCGCGAGGGCGATTCGATCCGTCTGGTCATCAGCGCGCCGGCGGAACTGGCCGCCGCGCTGGCTGCCAAGGGGTCGATCACATTGGACGGCATCTCGCTGACCGTGAACAGCGTCGAGGACCAGCCCGACGGCAGCGTGCATTTCGGCCTCAACATCATCCCACACACCGCGATCGCAACCACGTTGGACAGCCTGCCCGAAGGCCGAGCGTTCAATCTGGAGATCGATGTGCTGGCCCGTTATCTCGACCGGATGCAGAGCCTTCGCAGCAAATGATGTGATTTCACCCTTGAAGAAATCACATTGTAGTGTGATATGGCCCTCATCCCCGATCCGGGAAGGAGTGTTTATGTCGTCCTCGCTTATCGATTCCGTCCGCGCCCTCGTCACCGATGGTGGCATGTCCCGATCGGGCCTGGCGCGCGCCGCCGGCCTGCACGCCAACAGCTTGCGCAAGCTGGGTGAAGGCGACTGGAACCCGACCGCGGAAACGCTGGGCAAGCTGGAGGCCTATCTGTTGAAGCGCGAGGGCGGCACCGCGCTCGCCAGCCCCGAGGAAATCATCAACGAGGCCCGCAACGGCCGCATGTTCATCCTGGTCGATGACGAGGATCGCGAAAATGAAGGCGATCTGGTCATCCCCGCCCAGATGGCGACCCCCGACGCGATCAACTTCATGGCCACCCATGGCCGCGGCCTCATCTGCCTGGCGCTGACCAAGAGCCGGGTCGAGGAATTGGGCCTGGACCTGATGAGCCGCAACAACGGCACCCGTCACGAAACCGCCTTCACCGTGTCGATCGAGGCGCGCGAAGGCGTCACCACCGGCATCAGCGCCGCCGACCGTGCCCGTACCGTTTCGGTCGCGATCGATTCCGGCAAGAGCAAGCAGGACATCGTCACGCCGGGCCATATCTTTCCGCTGATCGCCAAGGATGGTGGCGTGCTGGTGCGCACCGGCCATACCGAAGCAGCCGTCGATGTCGCGCGCCTCGCCGGCCTCAACCCGTCCGGCGTCATCTGCGAGGTGATGAAGGATGACGGCACGATGGCGCGGCTCGACGACCTCATCCCCTTCGCTGCCAAGCACAAGATGAAGATCGGCACGATCCGCGACCTGATCGCCTATCGCCGCCGCCACGACCATGTCGTCGAGCGCCGCGCTGAGACGGCCTTTGAAAGCAAGTGGGGCGGTGAGTGGAAGGCGATCACCTTCTTCAACAAGGCCACCAAGTCGGAACAGCTGGTACTGCAGAAGGGCAAGGTCGACCCCGACCAGCCGACCCTGGTGCGGATGCATCAACTCGCCCCGCTGAGCGACATTTTTGGCGGCGAAGGGCCGCGTGGCGACGTGCTGGCGCGGTCGATGGACATCATCGCCAAGGAAGGCGCTGGCGTGGTCGTGCTGCTGCGTGACGGCGAACCCGACATGCTGACTCGCATGATCCAGGCCCATGCCGGCAAGCAGCCCGGCGGCATGGACGAATTGCGCGACTATGGCGTGGGCGCCCAGATCCTGGCGGAACTGGGCGTGCATGACATGATCCTGCTCAGCAACACCCAGCACAGCCTGATCGCCCTTGACGGCTATGACCTGGCCGTGGTTGGGCAGCGTCCGATCGAGCTCTGAAGGATATTCGCATGGCCAAGTTTCTTATCGTCGAAGCCCGCTTCTACGACCATCTCAACGACCTGCTGATCGAAGGCGCGAAGGCTGCGCTGGACGAAGCCGGCCACAAATATGAGGTGGTGACCGTACCGGGCGCGCTGGAAATCCCCGGCGCGATCGCGCTGGCAGCCGAGACCGGCCGTTATGACGGCTTCGTCGCGATCGGCGTCGTGATCCGCGGCGAGACCTATCATTTCGAGGTGGTGTCGAACGAAAGCGCACGCGGCCTGATGGCTCTGAGCATGGATGCGATCGCGATCGGCAACGGCATTCTGACCGTCGAGAATGAGGAGCAGGCCCTGGTCCGCGCCCGTCCCGACCAGAAGGACAAGGGCGGCGAAGCCGCAAAGGCTGCGATCGCCATGCTGGCCCTGCGCGAGCGTTTCACGAACTGATCCGGGGCCTTTTTGGCAGACACAAGGAAGGGCGCGCTCCGCGAGGAACGCGCCCTTCTGCATTGGTAAGGAAGAATCAGGCGGCCGCCTTTTCCTCGGCCAGGGTCGGATAGTCGATATAGCCTTCCGCGCCCTGGCTGTAGAAGGTCGCCATCTGCGCCTGGGTCAGCGGCGCACCGTCGCGCAGGCGATCGACCAGATCGGGATTGGCGAGGAAGGGACGACCGAAGCTGATCGCGTCCGCCAGGCCCGAGGCGAGATCGGCCTGGGCGCGGCCCAGTCCATAATCGCTGTTGAGGACCAGCGGCCCCTTGAAATGCTGGCGGATCAGCGGCGACAGGCGCGGCACGTCGGTGGCGCCGAAGGTGCCGTCCGGGCCGGGCTCGCGCAGTTCGAGGAAGGCGATGCCGATCTGGTTCAGCACATCGGCAGCGGCGGCGAACAGCGGCTCAGGATCGCTGTCATTGACGCCCTGGGTATCGCCATTGGGCGACAGACGCACGGACACGCGATCGGCGCCGATCGCATCGACCACCGCCTGCGTCACTTCGCGCAACAGCCGAACGCGATTTTCGATGCTGCCACCATAGATGTCATCGCGGAAATTGCTGTTGTCGCGCAGAAACTGGTCGATCAGATAGCCGTTCGCGGCATGAATCTGCACCCCGTCGAAGCCGGCGGCGATCGCATTGTTGGCCGCCTTCACATAGTCGGCGATGATGCCGGGAATTTCGTCGATCGCCAGCGGACGGGCGACCTCATAGGGCTTCTTGCCCTCATAGGTATGGGCGTCGCCCGGCGTTGCCGTGGCGCTCGACGAGACCGGCTGCTCGCCGGTAACGGCCGAATGAACGGCGCGGCCCATATGCCAGAGCTGGGCGACGATCAGCCCGCCCTTGTCATGCACGGCCTGGGTGATCGGCTTCCAGGCGACAACCTGCTCGTCCGACCAAAGGCCAGGCGCATAGGGCCAACCCAGGCCCTGGTGCGAAATGCCGGTCGCTTCGCTGATGATGAGGCCGGCCGAGGCGCGCTGCGCATAATAATCGACCATGATCGGGGTCGGGACATGATCGCGGGTGGCGCGGCCACGGGTGAGCGGCGCCATGATGGCACGGTTGGCGGCGGTGTCGGCGCCGAGCTTGATCGGATCGAAGATAGTGGTCATGAAACCTCCCTCATGAACGTTGCAATTTGCAACGGGACTTGATGCCGAAAGCCAGCTAGGGAGCCGCCATGGCCGCTTCAACCCCCATGGCGCATGTCGCATCGCCCAAACTCGCTTTTCCCGCGCTGATCCTGGCCAATATTATTTTAGCGCTGGGACCGGTGCTGGTTCGGCTGGCCGATGTCGGGCCAGTCGCAGCGGCCTTCTGGCGGCTCGCGATCGCCATGCCTTTCCTGTTCATCCTGGCATTGCCGAAGCTGCGCAAGAGCCGATTGTCGCGCGGCCAATGGACAATCATGATCCTCGCCGGGATCTGCTTTGCCGCCGACCTGGCCGCCTGGCATCTGGGCATCGGTCATACCAAGGTCGCCAATGCCACGCTGTTCGGCAATGTCAGCGCACTGATGCTGCCGCTCTGGGGGCTGCTGGTGCTACGCGAGCATGTGTCGAAGCTACAGATCGGCGCGCTTGTTTTGGCTGCAATTGGCGCCAGCATCTTGATGGGCAGCAGCTATGAACTCTCCCCCGCCAACCTGAAAGGCGATCTGCTCTGCCTGCTCGCGGGGTTGCTCTACACCACCTATCTTCTGCTGATCCAGGATGCCCGCAAGCGGCTGAACAGCTGGTCGGTGCTGGCGATCGTCAGCGCGGTCGGCGCGCTGCCGCTGCTGGTCGCCGCCAATGTCATGGGCGAGGCGGTGATGCCGCAGGACTGGACGCCACTGGTCATCCTTGCCCTGTCCAGCCAGATTGTCGGCCAGGGGCTGCTGACCTATGCGCTCGGCTGTTTTTCGCCGCTGGTGTTGGGGCTCAGCCTGTTGCTGCAACCCGCCGTCGCCGCGCTGGCCGGATGGCTGCTGTTCGGCGAGACATTGAGTGCGACCGACATTGTCGGCGGCCTGGCCGTGGCGGTCGCCC
The sequence above is drawn from the Sphingobium sp. AP49 genome and encodes:
- a CDS encoding energy transducer TonB translates to MYMTMQPANDAPRSGYAARRKSPIGIGGAIAVHAVVVGAFLLMPKEVIDWVHPTKPIIGYPVPLPPPPEPTPPEPNKQTVQTDPLPQRPTTVDPFVLPPVPTGPTVEGGPSSPFNGTGTGTIADPPLPPPHVPILVDSTIAPNALSSFQPDYPGAMIRQGLDGSVTVRVIISPEGRVTDIVKISATDEAFWLATQRHALRKWRFRPATRDGVAVESSKTLTVRFTLTDR
- the ribD gene encoding bifunctional diaminohydroxyphosphoribosylaminopyrimidine deaminase/5-amino-6-(5-phosphoribosylamino)uracil reductase RibD translates to MAAAIALSERGRGLSTPNPNVGCLIVKDGHVVGRGWTQKGGRPHAEAQALDEAMDRAHGATAYVTLEPCFHLSPRGPRCADLMARAGVARVVIALRDPDPRTDGQGAEWLRERGVTVEMGLMATEAAEAMRGFVLRQTLGRPAVTLKLGLSLDGRIALADGSSRWITGPDARAHAHLERARHDAILVGGGTLRADAPSLDVRLPGLEDRSPRRLLLSCGAAPEGWSAIADPQDIATLDRVDHLMVEGGAETAAAFLRADLVDRLLLYRAPILIGSGLAGIGDIGLIDLAEAHGRWRQTDQRRFGPDRLEVYARTRSA
- a CDS encoding riboflavin synthase, with the protein product MFTGIITDIGTIRTHEQRGDLRLIIESGYDMETVAIGASIACSGACLTVVEKGPGWFAVDLSAETVARTAPGLWAQGGRLNLERALKVGDELGGHIVTGHVDGIGHLVSASREGDSIRLVISAPAELAAALAAKGSITLDGISLTVNSVEDQPDGSVHFGLNIIPHTAIATTLDSLPEGRAFNLEIDVLARYLDRMQSLRSK
- the ribB gene encoding 3,4-dihydroxy-2-butanone-4-phosphate synthase; this encodes MSSSLIDSVRALVTDGGMSRSGLARAAGLHANSLRKLGEGDWNPTAETLGKLEAYLLKREGGTALASPEEIINEARNGRMFILVDDEDRENEGDLVIPAQMATPDAINFMATHGRGLICLALTKSRVEELGLDLMSRNNGTRHETAFTVSIEAREGVTTGISAADRARTVSVAIDSGKSKQDIVTPGHIFPLIAKDGGVLVRTGHTEAAVDVARLAGLNPSGVICEVMKDDGTMARLDDLIPFAAKHKMKIGTIRDLIAYRRRHDHVVERRAETAFESKWGGEWKAITFFNKATKSEQLVLQKGKVDPDQPTLVRMHQLAPLSDIFGGEGPRGDVLARSMDIIAKEGAGVVVLLRDGEPDMLTRMIQAHAGKQPGGMDELRDYGVGAQILAELGVHDMILLSNTQHSLIALDGYDLAVVGQRPIEL
- the ribH gene encoding 6,7-dimethyl-8-ribityllumazine synthase, with protein sequence MAKFLIVEARFYDHLNDLLIEGAKAALDEAGHKYEVVTVPGALEIPGAIALAAETGRYDGFVAIGVVIRGETYHFEVVSNESARGLMALSMDAIAIGNGILTVENEEQALVRARPDQKDKGGEAAKAAIAMLALRERFTN
- a CDS encoding alkene reductase, producing the protein MTTIFDPIKLGADTAANRAIMAPLTRGRATRDHVPTPIMVDYYAQRASAGLIISEATGISHQGLGWPYAPGLWSDEQVVAWKPITQAVHDKGGLIVAQLWHMGRAVHSAVTGEQPVSSSATATPGDAHTYEGKKPYEVARPLAIDEIPGIIADYVKAANNAIAAGFDGVQIHAANGYLIDQFLRDNSNFRDDIYGGSIENRVRLLREVTQAVVDAIGADRVSVRLSPNGDTQGVNDSDPEPLFAAAADVLNQIGIAFLELREPGPDGTFGATDVPRLSPLIRQHFKGPLVLNSDYGLGRAQADLASGLADAISFGRPFLANPDLVDRLRDGAPLTQAQMATFYSQGAEGYIDYPTLAEEKAAA
- a CDS encoding DMT family transporter, encoding MAASTPMAHVASPKLAFPALILANIILALGPVLVRLADVGPVAAAFWRLAIAMPFLFILALPKLRKSRLSRGQWTIMILAGICFAADLAAWHLGIGHTKVANATLFGNVSALMLPLWGLLVLREHVSKLQIGALVLAAIGASILMGSSYELSPANLKGDLLCLLAGLLYTTYLLLIQDARKRLNSWSVLAIVSAVGALPLLVAANVMGEAVMPQDWTPLVILALSSQIVGQGLLTYALGCFSPLVLGLSLLLQPAVAALAGWLLFGETLSATDIVGGLAVAVALVLVRLPRRA